In Desulfovibrio sp. Fe33, one DNA window encodes the following:
- a CDS encoding NADH-quinone oxidoreductase subunit A, giving the protein MIFDWLHFAIVLFLLAGLLFAIGPLILAGLLAPKARGGDIGMPYECGMVPYGSSWARWGVSYYVYALIFLAFDVDVLYLFPVSTAYADAEGWVPFVKVFIFLFFLILSVIYFWAKGVFTWPRRIQ; this is encoded by the coding sequence ATGATTTTCGACTGGCTGCATTTTGCAATCGTTTTGTTTTTGCTCGCTGGCTTGCTCTTTGCCATCGGGCCGTTGATCCTGGCAGGACTGCTCGCCCCCAAAGCGAGGGGAGGGGATATCGGAATGCCGTACGAGTGCGGCATGGTCCCCTACGGCAGTTCGTGGGCTAGGTGGGGTGTATCCTATTATGTATACGCCCTGATCTTCCTGGCCTTCGACGTTGACGTCCTTTACCTCTTCCCGGTTTCCACGGCGTATGCTGACGCCGAGGGCTGGGTTCCGTTCGTGAAGGTTTTCATCTTCCTGTTTTTCCTTATTCTTTCCGTCATCTATTTTTGGGCGAAAGGGGTGTTCACATGGCCGCGCAGGATTCAGTAG
- a CDS encoding NADH-quinone oxidoreductase subunit B — MAAQDSVVQQDMLTTGGHHMDPPIVNMKLAQDIFDVCRSMSLWPMTFGLACCAIEMMATGMARFDMARFGAEVFRPSPRQSDVMIVAGTVTKKMAPSVVRLYEQMPGPKWVIAMGNCAISGGPFKIKDNYNVIQGVDTLIPVDVYVPGCPPRPEGLLEGFFELQRLITGKRWWPVAAKVEG; from the coding sequence ATGGCCGCGCAGGATTCAGTAGTGCAACAGGATATGCTGACGACCGGCGGTCACCATATGGATCCGCCCATCGTCAACATGAAACTGGCTCAGGACATCTTCGACGTCTGCCGTTCCATGTCCCTGTGGCCCATGACCTTCGGTCTGGCCTGCTGCGCCATCGAGATGATGGCCACCGGCATGGCCCGGTTCGACATGGCCCGGTTCGGGGCGGAGGTCTTCAGGCCCTCGCCGCGCCAGTCCGACGTGATGATCGTGGCGGGCACCGTGACCAAGAAGATGGCGCCGTCCGTGGTCCGGCTCTATGAGCAGATGCCCGGTCCCAAGTGGGTCATCGCCATGGGCAACTGCGCCATCTCCGGCGGTCCCTTCAAGATCAAGGACAACTACAACGTGATCCAGGGTGTGGACACGCTCATTCCCGTGGATGTCTACGTGCCGGGCTGTCCGCCCAGGCCCGAAGGTCTTCTCGAAGGGTTTTTCGAGCTGCAGCGCCTGATCACAGGTAAACGCTGGTGGCCCGTCGCCGCCAAGGTGGAGGGCTAG
- a CDS encoding NADH-quinone oxidoreductase subunit C, whose translation MLQALEGVATLCVAKQDPAVTGHVWSVFLAPGQIVKAARKLREAEYSLEDIFAMDFEEGFLVQYHFNRWTINERIVLRVLLSKDNPVVPSIDSVFSGAEWHERETRDFHGVVFEGNPNLVPLLLAVEDKDLSPLRKDAKTRKSIKDVLALGEVVSCSREVEALFAEAEAGEASDA comes from the coding sequence ATGTTGCAGGCTTTGGAAGGGGTGGCGACACTGTGCGTTGCCAAACAGGACCCGGCCGTTACGGGGCATGTGTGGTCGGTCTTTCTGGCTCCGGGCCAGATCGTCAAGGCCGCGAGGAAACTGCGCGAAGCCGAGTATTCCCTTGAGGATATATTCGCCATGGACTTCGAGGAGGGGTTCCTCGTGCAGTACCATTTCAACAGATGGACCATAAACGAACGGATCGTCCTCCGCGTGCTCTTGAGCAAGGACAATCCGGTGGTCCCGTCCATCGACTCCGTTTTTTCCGGGGCCGAATGGCATGAACGCGAGACCCGTGATTTCCACGGCGTGGTCTTCGAGGGCAATCCGAACCTCGTGCCGTTGCTCCTGGCGGTGGAGGACAAGGATCTCTCCCCGTTGCGCAAGGACGCCAAGACGCGCAAATCCATCAAGGATGTGCTCGCCTTGGGTGAAGTCGTGTCCTGTTCACGGGAAGTGGAAGCATTGTTTGCGGAAGCGGAGGCCGGGGAGGCCTCCGATGCGTAG